Proteins from one Raphanus sativus cultivar WK10039 unplaced genomic scaffold, ASM80110v3 Scaffold3601, whole genome shotgun sequence genomic window:
- the LOC130506731 gene encoding subtilisin-like protease SBT4.11 — protein sequence MSCPHVAGVAAYVKTFHPEWSPSMIKSAIMTTAWSMNASQADYASTEFAYGSGHVDPIAATNPGLVYDITKADYMAFLCGMNYNATTVRLISGEAVTCSEKILPRDLNYPSMSAKLSGSDISFTVTFNRTVTNVGGSNSTYKSKVVLTHGAKLNVVVSPRVLYMKSVNEKQFFTVTVSGRGLDPNMPSSASLIWSDGTHSVRSPIVIYAGIFRSLSP from the exons ATGTCTTGTCCACACGTTGCAGGCGTAGCCGCTTACGTCAAGACGTTTCATCCTGAATGGTCTCCTTCCATGATTAAATCTGCCATTATGACAACAG CTTGGTCGATGAATGCTTCACAAGCTGATTATGCATCAACCGAGTTTGCTTATGGATCTGGCCATGTAGATCCAATAGCTGCTACTAATCCAGGACTCGTTTATGATATAACCAAAGCAGACTACATGGCGTTCCTCTGTGGCATGAACTACAATGCGACTACCGTGAGACTCATCTCCGGGGAAGCCGTCACTTGCTCTGAAAAGATCTTACCTAGAGATCTCAACTATCCATCAATGTCGGCTAAATTATCGGGATCTGATATCTCTTTCACCGTCACTTTCAATAGAACCGTCACTAACGTCGGTGGCTCCAACTCTACTTACAAATCAAAAGTTGTCTTAACTCACGGAGCCAAGCTAAACGTCGTGGTGTCGCCTCGTGTTCTATATATGAAGTCTGTGAATGAAAAGCAGTTTTTCACGGTGACTGTTTCTGGCCGGGGTCTTGACCCAAATATGCCTTCGTCTGCAAGTCTAATCTGGTCTGATGGGACTCATAGTGTAAGAAGCCCAATTGTTATTTATGCTGGTATCTTCCGATCATTATCACCGTAG